CCCCGGCTTGCGATAAATGCCGCGCTTGGGCCAGAGCACGCCGACATTGGTCGCGGCGGGCACACAGGACACTCCCATCTGCTCATAAAGCACGGCAGTGCCGATCTTGTAGGGCATTTTGACCCCCGGTGCCACGCGCGTGCCTTGGGCGTAGATGATCAACTGGCCGGGGGTCTGCGCCCCGCGCGCCACATCCTCGACCATCTTCTTGATCGCAGCGCCCCGCTTGCCGCGATCCACAGCCACACAGCCGATCCGCATTCCGTAAAGGCCGATCACCGGCGTCCAGAGAATTTCGCGCTTCATGATGAAGCGGCCAGTGGGCAATTCGCTGAAAATCAACAGAATATCGAGAAAGGATTGATGTTTTGAGGCGATCAAAACTTGGCCATCAGGCGGGGTGCCGCGCACTTCGGTGCGCAGGCCCACCATCCAGGCTGCGGTCCAACGGACCCAGCGGCAATAGGCCTTGCATCCAGCCAGAGCCCCCTTGCGGCTGACAATCGCGGCGGGCATGTAAACCAGCCCGACCACGGGCAGCATCACATACATCTGCGCCACAAAGAGCAGCGACCGCACCCATTGAACGGCAAACCTCATGGCATATCCTTCAAGGTACGCTGCGCGGCAAGCCGGGTGGCGGCAAAGGCCACTGCCGCCGCCAGCAGCGGAATGATCAAGGGCCAGACCCAGTGCCAGCCCTGAAATCCGAGACCAGTCAAAAAACCGCCCTCAATCTGCGCACTGGGTAAAAGCAGGATCGCGCCGCAGCCCAGAACCACGCCGACGCAGGCGCCGCTGAGTGCCCGAAGCGTGAAACGACGCACGAAGGCATGGGCGATATAGGTATCCTGCGCGCCCACAAGGCGCAGCACGCTGATCACCTGCGCATTGGCTGCAAGGGCCGCGTTGGCCGCCAGCGTGATCATCGCCCCGACCGCCGCCCCGATCAGGATCAGCGACACCCACCCCAAGAGGCGCAACCGGCTGGCCGCGCGCACGAGAGGTTGCCGCCAGCGGGTGTGATCGTCGAGCATCGCCCCCGGCACCTCGGCGCTCAGGCGCAGGCGCAGGCCCTCGGCGTCAAACCCATCGGAGGTTTCGATCACCTCGATCAGGCGTGGGATCGGAAGATCGGAAATGGGCAGGCCGGGGCCAAACCACGGTGCCAAAAGCGCCGCCTGCTCTTCATCTGTGAGGGCGCGGGCACGGTCCACCCCGGCGGTGGTTTCAAGCACGCGCAGCGCCGCTGCGGTCTGCGCTGCCATCTGGCCTTCGGGGGCCGAAATCCGCACCGTTGCTGTGCGCGCCAACTCGTCGCCCCAGCGATCCGCCAGCCGCCCGGTTGCCAGTGACAAGGCAAGGGCGAAAACCGCGAGAAAGGCCATGACGCCCGCGCTGAACAGCGTGAGCCAAGCGGTAAAGCCGGTGGGCGGCACTACGCGGTCGGCCTGTCCATCGCTGCGCAGCAGGGTCTTGACCTGCGTAAGATCGAGCTTCATAGATCCGCCCCCGCCAATTGCAGCTTGCGCGATGCAATCCGCAGGACGCGGGCCTGAACATGGCTTTTGGCGGCGCGGATCAGGGCAAGGTCGTGGGTGGCGATCAGGATCGTCTTGCCCATCCGGTTCAGCTCGATCAACAGGCGCAAGAGGCGCTGCGACATTTCCCAATCGACATTGCCGGTCGGTTCATCCGCCAGCACCACATCGGGCGACATGATGACCGCGCGCGCAAGGGCGGCGCGCTGGCGTTCGCCCCCCGACAATTCCGGCGGCAGGGCATTGGCGCGTTCCTTAAGACCGACCCAGCCGGTCAGTTCGCGCAGATTGGCATCCTCAGCCAAAAGATCACGCCCCGATACGGCCAGCGGCAAGGCGATGTTCTCGGACACGCTCAGATGATCGAGAAACTGGCAATCCTGATGCACCACGCCGATCCGTCGCCGGATCATCGCGATATCGTCGCGCTCCATCGTGCGCCGTTCCTGTCCGAACAGGCGCACCTGTCCCGCCGTGGGCACAAGCGCCCCATAACACAGCTTGAGCAGCGTCGTTTTGCCCGATCCCGACGGTCCGGTCAGGAAATGAAACGAACCGGGGCTGAGCGCCAGCGATACATCTGCCAGCAATTCCCCGCCACCATAACTATAGGCCACATTTTCCAGCTCGATCACGGCTGTCCCCTTGTCACTCACAGCACCTAAATGCCCCAGAGGCCACACATGTGCAATGATCCTGCGCGTGATTCGCTTTGGCCTTTTCCGAAAGCCGCGAACCGCCTATGCTGACGGCTAACGAGAGGGGCCGGACAACGGCGGCAAGAAGCAGGTGGCAGAATGAGGCTGATTTGCCCGAATTGCGGCGCACAATACGAGGTGCCCGACGAAGTGATCCCGTTGAGCGGGCGCGATGTGCAATGCTCCAACTGCGGGGACACGTGGTTTCAGCATCATGCGTCGCATGCGCCCGACGCCTCGGGCGACGATGATCTGGGGCCTCCGCCGCGTGAGGAAGATGTGCCGCCCCCCGCGCCGCCGGTCACTGAGGACCTATCCGACGCGCCCTATGAGGACGACGAGTACGACGACGATCTGTTGGACGAAGATTTTGCAGAGCCAGAGCCCGCGCCCGCCCGTCCTGCGCGGCGTGGCATTGATCCGGGCGTTGCCGATATCCTGAGGCAAGAGGCAGAGCGCGAGCGCCAGGTGCGCAGCGCGCCGGGGGGCATTGAAATGCAGCCCGACCTTGGCCTGACAGAGCCGGAGTTGACCGAGGATGAACGCACGCGTCAGGCCCGTGCCCGGATGGAGCGTCTGCGCGGCACCTCTGGCCCTTCGGCGCCGACCGCGCCCGAGATGCCCGATGCCCATGCCAGCATAGATCCCTCATCCCGGCGCAATCTCTTGCCTGATATCGAAGAGATCAACTCGTCGCTCACCTCGACCGGCGACCGCGCAGACCCCGCGCAAAGCCCGATGCCCGAGGATATCGAATTGCCGGTTGGGCGTGGCGGCTTTCGCAGCGGCTTTCGGCTGGCGATCATTACCTTTGGCTTGGCGGCGCTTGTCTATGCTCTGGCGCCGCGTTTGGCCGCATCCATTCCCGCGGCCGAGGCACCGCTGACGCAATACGTGAGCGCGGTCAATATGGCGCGGGTTTGGCTTGATCAGTTGGTCGGAGGCTGGTTCTAGGGGTCTTGACCTCTGGCTATGGGCGGCGCATGTCCCGTGCATGCGCCCTAGTGGAGACCTGCCATGAGCTTTACTCGTTCGATCAAGATCGCCCCGTCCATCCTATCAGCGGATTTCGCCAACTTTGGCGCTGAAATCCGCGCCATCGAGGCCGAGGGCTGTGATTGGGTGCATGTCGATGTGATGGACGGGCATTTCGTGCCCAATCTGACCTTTGGTCCGCCGCTCTGCGCCGCCATTCGCCCGCATATCAAGACGGTGATGGACGTGCATCTGATGATCTCGCCGGTCGATCCCTATATCGACGCCTTCGCGCAGGCGGGGGCTGATGTGCTGACCGCGCATCTTGAGGCGGGGCCGCATATCCACCGCACCTTGCAGGCCATTCGTGGGGCTGGATGCAAGGCGGGTCTGGCGCTTAATCCCGGCACGGGGATCGACGCGGTTGAGCATCTGCTTGATATGGTGGATCTCATTTGTGTGATGACGGTAAACCCCGGCTTTGGCGGGCAAAAGTTCATCCATAGCCAGATCGACAAAGTCAAACGCCTGCGCGCGATGATTGGCGACCGACCCATCCATATCGAGATTGACGGTGGCATCACCACGCAAACCGCCCCCCTGATGGCGGCGGCAGGGGCCGATGTGCTGGTGGCGGGCTCTGCTGTGTTCAAGGGCGGCAGCGTCGACAATCCGGGCGTCTATGGCGAGAATATCCGCGCGATCCGTCGCGCGGCAGAGGCGGCGACCGGTGCCATGGCATGAGCCGTGCGGTCATTTTTGATCTCGACGGCACACTGATCGACAGCGCGCCGGACATCCATGCCGCCGCCAACCGCCTGATGGCACAGCATGGGTTTGCGGCGTTCACGCCCGACGAAACCCGCAGTTTCATCGGCAGCGGCGTGCCGCATTTCATCACCTGTTGCCTGACGGCGCGTGGGCGGGCAGGGGATGGCGCGCTGCGCGCCCGAATGATCGAAGAGTTCATCGCCGATTACGAAACCGCCGTGACCCTGACACAGGTTTATCCGGGTGTCATGGGCGCGCTCGATGGGCTGGCGGGGGCCGATCTTGCCCTTGGTCTCTGCACCAACAAGCCCAAAGGTCCTGCTCATGCAGTCTTGGCGCATCTGGGGTTGGATGGCTATTTCCCGGTGATCATCGGGGGTGACAGCCTGACCGTACGCAAGCCGGACCCGGCCCCGCTTCAGGCCACCGCCGCAGCGCTTGGTGCGCGGGACATGGTCTTTGTCGGCGATAGCGAGGTTGATGCGGAAACCGCAGCGCGGGCGGGCGTGCCTTTTGTTCTTTACACCGAGGGCTATCGCAAAGGGCCGGTCGAGCGGATCACCCATGACCGGGCGTTTTCGGATTTCACCGACCTGCCGGGGCTGATCACAGACCTCTTGTCCTGAAGGCGATTGCGCGGGCATACTCGCCCCATGCGAACCCGTTTGACCGAGGCCTTTGGCCTGACCCATCCCATTCTTTGCGCGCCAATGGCCTTTGCTGCCGGGGGGCGGCTTGCGGCTGCTGTGACCCATGCGGGCGGGTTGGGCCTGATTGGTGGGGGCTATGGCAAGGCCGACTGGCTGGATAGCGCCTTTGCCGAGGCTGGGAATGCGCGGGTGGGATGCGGGTTCATCACGTGGAAAATGGCCGAGAATCCGGCTGTTCTGGATCAGGTTCTGGCGCGCAAACCGGCGGCGCTCTGCCTGTCGTTTGGCGATCCGGCCCCCTTTGCGCCACGGATTGCCGATGCTGGCGTGCCGCTCGTCTGTCAGGTTCAGACCCTGCGTGACGCGCAGCGCGCTGCGGACTGCGGCGCGCAGGTGATCGTGGCGCAGGGGGCCGAGGCCGGGGGCCATGGCGAGCGGCGCGGCACGATCACACTTGTGCCCGAGGTGGCCGATTGGCTGGCGGTTCACGCCCCCGAGGTGCTGCTCGTGGCGGCGGGGGGCATTGCCGATGGGCGGGGATTGGCCGCCGCCCTCATGCTGGGGGCAGAGGGCGTTCTGATCGGCTCACGCCTCTGGGCCTCTGCCGAGGCGCAGGTGTCTGAGGCGATGACCGATGCTGCGATTGCCGCCACCGGCGATCAGACGATCCGCTCCACGGTGATGGATGCCGCGCGCGATCTGCGGTGGCCCGCGCGTTATACGGCGCGGGTGCTGCGCAATGCAGTGACAGAGCGGTGGCATGATGATCCCGATGCACTGCGCACCGATATGAGCGCGCGCGCTGACTGGGCGACGGGCTGGGCAGCGGGTGATCCTGACCGCGCCAATACCTTTGTCGGCGAGGCAACGGGGTTGATCCATGACCGCCCCCCGGTGGCCGAGATCATCGCACGCATGGTCGAGGATGCCGAAGCGCTGTTCCGGCGCGCGCCGGGCTGGGCACAATGACCCTGCCAGATCGCCTGCGCCAGGAAATCGCTGCGCGGCGCGCCGACCTGATCGCGCTGACCCAAGACCTGATCCGTATTCCGACGCGCAATCCGCCGGGCGAGAATTATCGCGAGATTTGTGATTATCTCGACCGTCGTTTGCGTGCATCGGGGTTCACGACCGAATTGATCCGCGCCACAGCGGCCCCCGGCGACAGTGACCGGCACCCGCGTTGGAACATCGTGGCGCGGCGTGAGGGCGCGCGCCCCGGCGCTTGCGTGCATTTCAACAGCCATATCGACGTGGTCGAGGTCGGCCATGGCTGGAGCGTGGACCCCTTTAGCGGGGCGGTGATCGACGGGAAAATCTATGGCCGGGGCGCCTGTGACATGAAGGGCGGACTTGCGGCAAGCATCATCGCGGCAGAGGCCTTTGTCGCCACCTGCCCCGATTACGCCGGGGCCATCGAGATCAGCGGCACGGCGGATGAGGAATCGGGCGGCTTTGGCGGCGTGGCCTATCTGGCCGAGCGCGGCTATTTCAGCCCCGGCCGGGTGGATCACGTCATCATTCCGGAACCTTTGGGCAAGGATCGGATTTGCCTTGGGCATCGCGGTGTCTGGTGGGCCGAGATCGAGACCCACGGCGAGATTGCACATGGCTCTATGCCGTTTCTGGGGGATTGCGCCGTGCGCCACATGGGCGCGGTCATCGCGCGGATGGAGGAACAGCTTTTCCCGGCACTGGCGGCCCGGCGCACCGAGATGCCCGTGGTTCCCGAGGGCGCGCGGCAATCGACGCTCAACATCAATTCCATCCATGGCGGAGAGCCAGAGCAAGACGCCGATTACACCGGCCTGCCCAGCCCTTGCGTGCCCGACCGTTGCCGGATGGTGATCGACCGGCGGTTCCTGATCGAAGAGGATATCGGCGCGGTCGAAACAGAAATTCGCGACCTGTTAGAGGCGTTGCGCCAAGGCAGGC
The nucleotide sequence above comes from Roseovarius mucosus. Encoded proteins:
- a CDS encoding lysophospholipid acyltransferase family protein, translated to MRFAVQWVRSLLFVAQMYVMLPVVGLVYMPAAIVSRKGALAGCKAYCRWVRWTAAWMVGLRTEVRGTPPDGQVLIASKHQSFLDILLIFSELPTGRFIMKREILWTPVIGLYGMRIGCVAVDRGKRGAAIKKMVEDVARGAQTPGQLIIYAQGTRVAPGVKMPYKIGTAVLYEQMGVSCVPAATNVGVLWPKRGIYRKPGLAVVEFLPPIPQGLDRNSFMARLEHDIEGASNALMREAGFDPEQPARK
- a CDS encoding cell division protein FtsX, which produces MKLDLTQVKTLLRSDGQADRVVPPTGFTAWLTLFSAGVMAFLAVFALALSLATGRLADRWGDELARTATVRISAPEGQMAAQTAAALRVLETTAGVDRARALTDEEQAALLAPWFGPGLPISDLPIPRLIEVIETSDGFDAEGLRLRLSAEVPGAMLDDHTRWRQPLVRAASRLRLLGWVSLILIGAAVGAMITLAANAALAANAQVISVLRLVGAQDTYIAHAFVRRFTLRALSGACVGVVLGCGAILLLPSAQIEGGFLTGLGFQGWHWVWPLIIPLLAAAVAFAATRLAAQRTLKDMP
- a CDS encoding cell division ATP-binding protein FtsE produces the protein MIELENVAYSYGGGELLADVSLALSPGSFHFLTGPSGSGKTTLLKLCYGALVPTAGQVRLFGQERRTMERDDIAMIRRRIGVVHQDCQFLDHLSVSENIALPLAVSGRDLLAEDANLRELTGWVGLKERANALPPELSGGERQRAALARAVIMSPDVVLADEPTGNVDWEMSQRLLRLLIELNRMGKTILIATHDLALIRAAKSHVQARVLRIASRKLQLAGADL
- a CDS encoding zinc-ribbon domain-containing protein, which encodes MRLICPNCGAQYEVPDEVIPLSGRDVQCSNCGDTWFQHHASHAPDASGDDDLGPPPREEDVPPPAPPVTEDLSDAPYEDDEYDDDLLDEDFAEPEPAPARPARRGIDPGVADILRQEAERERQVRSAPGGIEMQPDLGLTEPELTEDERTRQARARMERLRGTSGPSAPTAPEMPDAHASIDPSSRRNLLPDIEEINSSLTSTGDRADPAQSPMPEDIELPVGRGGFRSGFRLAIITFGLAALVYALAPRLAASIPAAEAPLTQYVSAVNMARVWLDQLVGGWF
- the rpe gene encoding ribulose-phosphate 3-epimerase, with amino-acid sequence MSFTRSIKIAPSILSADFANFGAEIRAIEAEGCDWVHVDVMDGHFVPNLTFGPPLCAAIRPHIKTVMDVHLMISPVDPYIDAFAQAGADVLTAHLEAGPHIHRTLQAIRGAGCKAGLALNPGTGIDAVEHLLDMVDLICVMTVNPGFGGQKFIHSQIDKVKRLRAMIGDRPIHIEIDGGITTQTAPLMAAAGADVLVAGSAVFKGGSVDNPGVYGENIRAIRRAAEAATGAMA
- the gph gene encoding phosphoglycolate phosphatase (PGP is an essential enzyme in the glycolate salvage pathway in higher organisms (photorespiration in plants). Phosphoglycolate results from the oxidase activity of RubisCO in the Calvin cycle when concentrations of carbon dioxide are low relative to oxygen. This enzyme is a member of the Haloacid Dehalogenase (HAD) superfamily of aspartate-nucleophile hydrolase enzymes (PF00702).), translating into MSRAVIFDLDGTLIDSAPDIHAAANRLMAQHGFAAFTPDETRSFIGSGVPHFITCCLTARGRAGDGALRARMIEEFIADYETAVTLTQVYPGVMGALDGLAGADLALGLCTNKPKGPAHAVLAHLGLDGYFPVIIGGDSLTVRKPDPAPLQATAAALGARDMVFVGDSEVDAETAARAGVPFVLYTEGYRKGPVERITHDRAFSDFTDLPGLITDLLS
- a CDS encoding NAD(P)H-dependent flavin oxidoreductase, producing the protein MRTRLTEAFGLTHPILCAPMAFAAGGRLAAAVTHAGGLGLIGGGYGKADWLDSAFAEAGNARVGCGFITWKMAENPAVLDQVLARKPAALCLSFGDPAPFAPRIADAGVPLVCQVQTLRDAQRAADCGAQVIVAQGAEAGGHGERRGTITLVPEVADWLAVHAPEVLLVAAGGIADGRGLAAALMLGAEGVLIGSRLWASAEAQVSEAMTDAAIAATGDQTIRSTVMDAARDLRWPARYTARVLRNAVTERWHDDPDALRTDMSARADWATGWAAGDPDRANTFVGEATGLIHDRPPVAEIIARMVEDAEALFRRAPGWAQ
- a CDS encoding acetylornithine deacetylase/succinyl-diaminopimelate desuccinylase family protein codes for the protein MTLPDRLRQEIAARRADLIALTQDLIRIPTRNPPGENYREICDYLDRRLRASGFTTELIRATAAPGDSDRHPRWNIVARREGARPGACVHFNSHIDVVEVGHGWSVDPFSGAVIDGKIYGRGACDMKGGLAASIIAAEAFVATCPDYAGAIEISGTADEESGGFGGVAYLAERGYFSPGRVDHVIIPEPLGKDRICLGHRGVWWAEIETHGEIAHGSMPFLGDCAVRHMGAVIARMEEQLFPALAARRTEMPVVPEGARQSTLNINSIHGGEPEQDADYTGLPSPCVPDRCRMVIDRRFLIEEDIGAVETEIRDLLEALRQGRPGFDYTIRELHRVLPTMTERDAPVVGAVARAVDQVFGHAADYVVSPGTYDQKHIDRIGRLKNCIAYGPGILDLAHKPDEYVGIDDMEHSARVMALALAELLGV